Genomic DNA from Haemorhous mexicanus isolate bHaeMex1 chromosome 20, bHaeMex1.pri, whole genome shotgun sequence:
gctcagccccagggctTTGTCCGAGAACCAGAACTGTAACAAGGCTGAGTCCACTCCACCCACACCCAAAGTGGAGTGAAGAAAGTCTGTGTCCCCAAGCCAACGGCCTGGAAACTTCCCTTCATACTGCCTCTCCCCCTcactgcacagctccagagggggagctgaaatgctggagtcgctggagctccagagggagTGTGCTGCTACCCTCCTGAGAGCTTTGACTCACTCAGGACAATGTTTGCAGTCACAAATATGAAGCAAGAGAAACCCCAAATGAGCACGAACACAATCCAGAAGCTGTGCCGGAAAGGAGAGAGGTGCTTGTTCACCGTCCCGCTGCCGAAGACCAGCTGAGTGTCCTTCCGACTGCAGTAGGCGAGGAAAGCTGGGATGAGATActggatcccattcccagcatAGGCTCCTGTGATCCCCACCAAGGACTCCAGATCGTGGGTGCAGAAAGCCACCAGCACTGGGGGAATCAGCGTGATTGCAGGAAAGACAATCCTATCCACCACCCACGGGTAGGTGCCCCCCTCTCTGTGGAAAAGGGTCTTCCAGTTGTTGCGCAGGGTCACTGCAATGATGGGGAAGTTGGTGCTGATGGTGAAGACTGGGAAGAGGCCCAGGAAGTACCGAATGAAGGCCACGCTGATGATCTCACAGTTGGTGAAGTTGAGCGTGTACATGTCCATGAGGGTGTCATTACGGAAGCAGTAAATGGCAGTGAAGGACAGGAGGCTGTAGAATGCCAGGATCAAGATGTAATCGAGCAGCACAAGCTTGTTGACGTGCTTCTTCTGGGAGATGGGGGTGATGAGAGATGGCAGGGAGTGCTGGCACATGAAGGAATAGACGCACACCCCAAACAGATTGCGAATGCCCGACAGCTGGGCCATGGACGGGTGACCTTCAGCTTGGCCTCTGCTGATGCGGATGAGGGCCAGAATAATCATGAGGatgaaagctggagagagagagagaaggtcTCAGGTCAAGCCCAGGCCCACACTCCTCATGACCTCCTTCCATTGCACTGGTAGTCTTGGCACCGGCTTTCTCCTGCTATGCAAGAGCATCTCCTTATCTCTTTGAGGCACCACCTTATCTGAGGGTGCTACATTAAAGGCAAGGTGCACAGGAATTAATCGTGATTTGCTGTCAATGCCAGTCAGCAGATAAGGGAATGGGCTCAGACATCTCCCTCCAGTCTCCTTCCCACAGGGACTCACCCTTCCACCCTCCcaagagcacagggctgtgctgtgcccttcAGAAGCAGAAGACTGACATGGCTAGTGAACCCTAAGCCCTCAAGGGTTTTGTCCATGGATGCTTCTGCTGCACACACACTGGTTAAATACTGTCATTTCAAAAAGGCCTAAAGATGTTTGAGCTCTGGCTCTGACTTGGCTCCAGTCAACCCCAGCAACAGTCCTACACATTTCTAACTGGTGTTTTCAAGAACTCTCCTACAtgcacagaagcagcagctacTTGCATGGGACAGATTTCCTGTCCCAGGGATCTGTCAAGCATGATAGAGCAAGAACTAGCCAGCCATTTCCTGGGTAGAAGGAACAGGCTGTCTGTAGCTAATCCCAGGGTGGAGAAGCCAGTCTGGAAGGGACtaaaacagcactgaaagaCTGCTATTAAAATTCATCATTTCTAGACACAAAGTCTGCTTGTCTACCCTTCACTTATGTCAGGAAAAAGCCTAACAACATTTTACAAAGCTTATTACACATAAAAACATGCCAGGGACAAAATGAATTGAGGAGATTGGGCTAATGCCCTTACTACTCTGAGGGTGCAAATTTGAGCCAGAGCAGTTACTGTGAGACTCTCATTCCTACCATGGCATATAAAAGCAGTAGAAAACTAATTCTGGTGTCACAAAAATTGCATCAGCCTAGGAAAGATGATTGTCAGCTGCTGGAGTTAACAAGTCATGGGGAGAAAAGGacctgcctggcagggcagcaagCAGTGAGATTTACAGTCTGGTGCTGCAACGGGTGAGCCACTGTGGCTTGCACAGAGCTGTCCTTGTACCAGtctgaggcacaggaacagagCCATGAAATTACCAGGTAATGAAAAAATCAACAAAGTGCTGAAACAACTACTAGAGACAACTTTGAATGTCATTAATATAAATCCAGAGGAATTAAACAGAACAGTGCACAGTTGAAGTCCATAggaggctggcaccagtgctaGGAGATGGGCAGGCTCACCATGGGGTGACAAGATCACAGGCTTGCTCTGTGCCCAGTCCTGCTCCCCACAACAGGCGGCTGGAGATGGGAaaccctgccagggatgggactAGGGAAAACAGTCACAGCCCAGTTAGTGAATGCTGCCTCTATTGTGCCCAGAAAGATCAGATTATTCTCACTGAACATTGCCTCCCATACACCCCAGCACTCTCCAAAACCCTCTCTCAGAAATTCACGTTCTCCTGCAGCAAACACCAGCTCCATGCTGAACCCTTCCCAAGCCACATGCTGTATTTCACCCTGTGCTGCCTCAGGAACCCTCTGGcttccagctgtttcccagTGACAGGGCACGTCTACCAGCCCTCCCCCAGCACGGCACCGACAGCAGCAGATCCATTTCTTCACGATACTGCAAGGCCAGGTTGTTTTGGGAGTGCTAGGTTCTACTTCCTCCCCCAAGGGCAGTCACAGAGAGCTATGGAAGGCAACAGCTCattgctctggggctgtgcaaTTCCCCTTGCCTTCACTCAAGCCCAGCAGGTGAGGGGCACTGTGAACAGGGGTACAGTTGTTGTGCCTCCCCCACTGCTCCCTGGAGGGGAGATGCTTGCCAGCCATATCTGCTCAGCAAGAGACCCAGAAGAGCTGTGTTCCAGGTGATGTGACATGGCTGCACTCCCTGGGGTTGCACAGGCtacaaggaagagaaaaggatgCCCTGAGTAGTAAGACAAAGcaggctgggcagctctggaaATGTGCTGAGACtattcctttccttcctgcctggGCAAGGTGGTCAGGCTTTGCAGGCCCATCCTGAGCTGGTCATCTATCTGGGCTAAGACGTGACTCAGAAGTCTCACACCTCTTCCCCTGCACACTAGACAGTGGATCTCCTCATGCTCTGCTCAACACAGTAATGAGTGATCTATTTCCATCCCCCAAACCCACTCTCACCACTGGCACAAAGCCCCACGTTCTGCATCAGTGACAACAGGACCAGGTCAGGCAAACTTTCAGGCAGGCAGCACCCCATCCTTGAAGCATCTCCCACAGATGTCTCTGCCCTGACACATGCTTTTCTGGCAGGGAACACTGAAGGAGCAGAATTCTTGTGGATTCCCTAAATGATGGATGGTCTTTGGCTTATGTAACTAGaatttaatatatttgtttttcattaaatatgcATTTCAGAAATTTATTATAATTACAAGGAGTGAGAATCCAATACTAAGATCCAAACAGTTTTGCTTCCAGCAAGGCAAGCTCTGCTTCTACTGCCTGAGCACTGGTGCTCTGCAGAAGCAAGACCCTTGAGAGGAAACGTGCTGAGTAAACTGGAAACCCCCCTTTCACAATTCTAGCCTCAGAAAGGACAACAAAAGCTCTGCCCCATGGTTGTTTTCTCTCAGTCCCTGAAGCAGAAGAGTTTCTCACTCCTGGAACTGGAAAGCTAAAACACTTGCCTGTCAAATTTATCTCTCTGTCCCTAAGAAGAGGTAAGCAAAAAAATGAAACTCTGAAACCTAGATATGGTTTGGCTGATAagtcaaaatgaaaagaagatgACAGGCTGACAGACAGGCAGCTTTGAGAAGAAAGAGGCAGCACAAGATCCTCAGGCACACACAAAGCTCCCACTCACTTCCCCTACCTGGGCCAGCAGCCTGAAGGCAGGGTCACACAACACTATTTCATGTCACGTACTGTTGTCACATCAGCTGTCCAACAGCATTCCTTCACCACAAGAATCCTGGTGAAGACATGCATTCCTCTCCACACAGAACAGAGGACACAAGCAATGTGTTCCAGGTATGAAACACCTTCAGACCACGATCAACAGCACCCAGAGTCACAAAGCAAGGTTCACAGTGATGGCACCTTGGATTGTTAGATGGTTACATGAAAAATTTGCTTTAAGCCTTGTTTTATATAAATGCTTAAAAAGCAATCAAGGGTTTTGCTTGTCCTGATTTTTCCACAGTGTTAAACACACTCCAAGCCCCCACGCCACAGGCTTGGCAGTCAGCAAGGCACAGAGGCAACCTCTTGTCTCATCTCTTCTAGATGTTCAAGCATCATTTTTAGTGAAGGATCTAAGTgagactgaggaaaaaaaaaaaaagaggggctACACCATAAAGGAAAATTGTGATGAATCTCAACCAAGCCATCCAACTGTCTCTCCTGCAGACTCTCTTTGCTCCCCTCACTATCTTAGGAACAAATGTTCTCAGATAAAGCAGACCTTGCGGTCAGCtactgctcctctcctgcttgACTCAGGAGATGTTGATTCAGAGACAGGGCAGTTCTGCTCTGGTTTTTGCAGGTGAAGTAAGGATGAATATGGATGAGCAGACGTCCAAAGTAGTACAGTTTGGGAAATACGTGAGTCTGGGGATattaagaaatacatttttgtgcattttgatAGAAACAtaacagagctgcagagaagcagagaagatAATTTGGCCATTCTGAGTTTAAGGATCATTTTACAGAGTCAGAGAAAACACCTCTGTAAATGAAAAATGGTGTTTGTACATGAGTTTCATCTCTCTGCAGAAAGGCTattgcagaaaagaaaataagtccAAGcctcaaatacattttttccccctgtcaTGGTAGGTTCCTGCAAGAACTTATGCTCAAAATGAGCTTCTGGTTTAACACCCCTTGCATCCCTGCAAGACACGGTACTTGTGAGATGTTCACATCTTCTCCAGCCCTGTTGCAACTCCCATTCCTCTTTCTATAAGGAAAGCCTGAGGAGAACATCACCACACCTGCCACCCCTTCCAGGGCCCAGAGAGGCAGTGGTGTGCAGCCACCCCACGCCTGGCTGCTCCCCTACCCCCAGCCATTTGTCTGAGCTGGTGCCATGACACATTTGTGGCAGGGCCATCCGTCACTGCTAGCTGACGGCATGACAGAGCTTTCCTGTCCAGGCAGAGAATCAATATGCCAGGAAATAATGATAATGGATCACCCTATCCCAACACACGCTGCTTGCTTCCCTTTTCATACATTAGGCACAGTGATGGATTCCAGGAAGAAGACATTTTCAGGAGCTTCCTAAACTCAGCCTCCTTGGAAAGGAAACCcagtctctttttttcccagtctttttggaaaaaaaaaatcttttgactTGATACAATCCTGTATCAAGTCAAAATACAGCAGGCCACTCTTTAACAGAGGAATAGATCTCATTTAGTTTAATATTAGGCAGTTTTTTCATAGAAAGGGCACAAAATCAGGAGCATCTGCTCTGTACACACTGAAGGGGCAAGGAACACGTCAAGACCTTCTGCATCCCCACATGACACTTGCGCTGTCTACTTCCCTGCTGATGTCTTTCTAGGATGTTGGTGCCCCTTCTCAGAGCCATCTGGTTTCCAGCAGTGATGTGGGCAAGCTGAAGAGCCCACTACAACTCTGGAACCACCAGGCTTTCTGGATTCTTTATCATTTGAAACATTAAAGCACAGCTGGAGTCCAACATGCTGGCAGAACAAAGTATCTGAAATTAAgacattgatttttaaatttaaaactcaTTTAGCCAGTTTCTCTTGCAGAAGCTATATCCTGCCACTTGTTCATGACCTCCAGTTCTCCACAAATTCCAGAGCAGAACTGATTAACTTCTCCAACCTTCAGAGGGGGTTTCTATATGAATTGACAGTAAAGAGGTAACATGAAAACCAGGTTTGCTCTATTAGATGTGGGAGCTGGAGTAGTTAAGGACTGGATTTGACAATGGCAGAGCCTAAAACACTAAAACACTATCTCTAGGAAGATGAAGGATTTATGAGTGCAGAGACTGTGGGGAAACAAGATGGATATGTTCATAGAAGACAGCAATTCTCCAGAGAGAAATgtcagaaggaaaagaggagggaaatTACTTCCTAGAAAAAAAGGTATGTGCAAAAGTTGTGGAATATCACTGTGGCTCCTTCCTCTAATGGAGAGCAGAGACTTGTCTGGACAGTGTTaccctccctgccccaaagCCTGAGGGAGGGTCCACATGGCAGGGGACTGTTGCTTATACACAGAAGTGTGACACAGCTTAccaagaaagcaagaaaaagccTCTCAGGCACCTCAACTCCTCCAGGTCTGgtttgctcctgctgcagccaacTCAGACACTGCTGCCTTGGACCAGGTGGAGCCCCTTTTCTTCACAAAGGGAAATTCCACTTAAAAAGTACTACCAGGAGTTTTTGGCAATCAAAAGCAGTTCAGTGGAGCTTCTCTGCTCTAAGGGCAtaatttccctgcttttcttcatCAGGCTTGCAATACCATAACCAAGATTTACAAGTAGTTTCCCTAACGGTGGTAACAACGCCTGCCATGAAACCAGCGCAGCTGCCCCTTCTAAGCCCACATCAGCTGGTCCCACAGACATCTGCACACCAGCAACAGTTCACAGCAGAAAAATGGCCTTGCATTCGAATGTTTATCACAGATGCTTTTTCTCAACATACGGGAAGGAAAGAGCAGCCAGTGAGGCTTGTTTGCTTCTGGGGGAAAATTACCTGCATAGTTTATGGTCCTCTCTCTGCCAGTCACCTTTGGCAGAAGAACCATAAAAACTCTGTAACCaggactctgctcccagctctgctgctggcttggCCTATTAGCTCTGACAGTCACTTCTCCCCATGTCGTAATATATTCTTCTGAGAGAAGGGAATAATACTCACTTTGGTGTCACCGTGAGCCCAAACTACGGCTGTGCATGCTTTGGAAAGCACTGGCTGCAGAGCACCCATGTCCCATAACATCCAGGTGCTCTGCAGACTTTGCCACATTTTGCCCATCCTGCCTTGGGCCCTACACAGCAAAGTTTTTTATCACGTTGTTCAACCAATGTCCACTCAGAACAGAAAGCAGCTTTTCATGCCACAGCTCCACTCTAAAAACCTGAGTGGGCACCATCATCCAGACCCTTTCGCAGGGTTGAATATTCCCTTACATGTCCAGCTCCCCTTCTTCAGCTCTCAGGCCCATCAGTGTCTGTTGCTGCCTAATAAAGTGGTCTTTTCAGGAGCATCAGCTCCTCAGGCAGGATCTCAGTGGTCCCATCCAGAACAGCAAATCACTATCCATCTGTGTCTGAAGCTCACAAGGCTCTTCCTCACACAGGCACTGCTTCACCCCGTTGCCTCCCacaaacagcactgaaatgaGCTCCTCAGCTGACAATCCCAAAAGCAGGCATGACAGAAGCACAGCATTTTAACTAACTCTTCATAAATATATTCACTTCTCTTAGTGAATTATTTACCCTGGGCTCTAGCAGCAGCTTCATCTGCTCCGAAAGGGATATAAGAACATGAAGTAACTTTGTTGAAGCAGCATGTCAGAATGAACATGCAACAGTGTCCTGATTTACAGTCCAATTCCCTCATCCTCCTGTATGCCCTGCAGTGTGAAAAGAGAGGGGCAGAGATCACAAGGACCCCTCCTTAAGCTATTTGCAGAAAGCTCAATTTTTGATGTGAAAAGAGGCCACCCACCTTGAGAACTGTGGGCACTGGCAGGCTAATTTCTCAGCAGGAGACTGGAAATGCAGGACTTCAGATGACTGTGACTCCCTCCTAAATCAGCCTCCTCTGTAATTCTCAGTCTCAGTACTTGAAGGGATATAGCACAGTGACTCCAGGTTTCTGCAGCGAGTCAACTCCAGCACAGATAACTCTGCTGCTAAGGATGGCAGTGACAGTTACCTGAGACTGCTCTCAAGGTGAGATGGTCTGAGACCAgttctctgcagagcagtgctgtaaacagcagagctctggtggAAAGAGCAGAACTACCAGAGAAACCACCAGATACAGAAAGTCAGCCCCACTAGCATGCTCTGGACAGCCCTTTCCTAGTTTCTGCCCCAGAAGCCTTCTACCAAGTATCCTAgaaagggatgggatggagaaaaaaagggtTTAACACAGACTACCCAGAAATTCTTGTTTGCTTTCCCTCTATCTTATTGGCCAGGGGAAAGAGCTGGGGTAGAGATTTTATTCCTGAGCATGTAATTGTGAGATCATTGTTTGGGCAGGGTTGTGAAGGCTCTGTCTCAAGGGCTGCATTAACTTGAATAGATGTGGTGTGATCCAACAGGGAGAGAGAACTGAGCATGTTCAACCAAACCCAGAAGCTTATTATTTCATGAACTATCTCTTCATTAAAATACAATACTTTCTAATAACTTCAATACAGCATCatgagcagcacacagagcacaggccCCACATGGGAGCTGTCTGGGAACATTTGGCAGAGACAATTTAATAACAGAGATAATCACACGACCAATGTCTTTAGAGCCAGCAGTCCTCACCTATAGAGCTGGACATCTCGGGCTGCAACAGGCTGCAATTAATCAGGTTAATACACAATAGCCCAGTGTTTGCTGCTCAGCTCCACCAAGCTCTGTCCTTTTGTTATCTTTCCTAATCCATATCCTATCCCATGATGCTGCTAGACAGTTATTATCCAATATTATCCAATAATGAAGAGGTAGGGCTGTGCCCCAGTGAGCTGCATCCCCTCTGCTGTGAGAGGCGTATGGGACTTGCCTGGATCAGTCTCTCTTGTTGGGCTGTGCCCTTCAGCAGCTTACCCCTAACAGTACCCACTTGATCAGGATTGAagaaatgagagggaaaaaaaccagctaGATAAGCAAGTCTCTTTAGAGAGCAATCCATTGCCACCATAGATTTAAACCCTCCAGGGAAAAAGAAGTGTCTGAAATCCAAACAGCTCTAAATTTATTGATGGCTCAGTTGGTTTAGCCTTCTGCAGAAAGCCCTGCTACAATAACTTTGTAAGAGACCTGGAAACAGGGAGAACAGAGATCTCTAAGCAAGGGTAAGGCCAGCAGTTCAAGCACCAACTGCTGCACGAATTTAACCATTGGCACTCACCAATGCCAAGAGACAATCAGTTCTGCAGCCAAGTGTGTAACTGCTACTCTTCAGAAGACTGGCAACAGCTCGATTCCTCTGGAAGCGCTCTCTGCCACCAGCCCCACTCCACCTGGAGACACAGATCCACCCTCTGTGCTCCTATCACTCCTGGCAGGGAAGTGCCTTGCCATGCCAGCCTTCCTTCCAGATGAGCTGTCTGTGATCAACAGGCCCAGACAGGGAGAGCCCATCTGTCTGGGCTCTCTAGCAGCACAACACTTGGGCTTGCAAGCTCCTCCTTCAACTTTCTCCTTATAGAGGCTTCAGAGGTGCCTGTCCTGGCTTAGTCCCTTATCCTGGGAGGATGCCAGATAAAGGGCTGATCCCTGGAACATCTCCACATTCTTTGAACTGgtccttttttaatttccagctCAGATCTCAGTGTTTAAGCCTATTTTTCAGAGAgagaatgattttatttttttttatctgtaaGGTGTGGAATAAGACTGCTGTAGGCTTTGATAGCTGATGTGCTGCTTGTGATGAGCACAAGGCTCTGGAAGAGGCTGGTGACATTTGATTATCACTTAGATCAGGAGAAAGAGGGGAAGCAACTTTCAAAGGCAAGGCTGACACTGTTACAAACACCAGCAGAAATGACCTTCACACACAGCTAGCTCTCTCTGCTGCCAAGAACCATCCTCTCAGCTGCTATCATCTGAATCACCAGTACACCTGGGGCAGCGCTGCTTTACATCAGCCTCTTCTGCTCAGAAATCCAGGGACTTTCCACCTGGTTGGGGAGAAGGGTGTTTAGTGGGTCCTGTGAGAGGCACATTGCAAAGTCTGTAGTGACCTCCCAGCTTAGGAGACTTGCTTTTTTTCAAATCATGATGCAGAGCATGGGTCAGATTCCCATCCAAACCAAGCCAATGAGCACAGGTAAGCTGAATAAGCCCCTGTCCACATGGGAAGGTTTTCTTTTGCCCACGCAATAAACAGATATGTGGGAAGCTGCAGTgttgctctgctgctcagagtgCTTTGCAGAACCACCCTCAGCACCGCATGGCTAAAACCAACCCAAGGAAGGTGAAGGAAAGGCACAGTTTATACCAGGACAAAGAGTTCAAATCTGGCCATTGGCATGCAGGCAGGAAAAGTCCAGAAGACCACAAAACACTACCCAAGACCATTCTTTAGGATCTAAGCTCTCTAAACACCATCCTGTGTTTAACTCACAGCCCTGCTTTTGAAGGAGAGAACAGCAGTGATGTGAGGACATGGGAGAAGCCAGTTTGACAAATCTCAGCAGTATGGGACTGATCCTTAGCCTGGGATTTGCAGCAAGAGCtttttctctgctccctgcatcACATGGCTTTTTGACAAATTGTCTTTCCCAATAAATCTATCCCTCATTGTACACATACGGAATCCGTTCTTCTAAGTAGCCACTGAGGTGCTGTCAGGGTCATTAACTATCATTATCTGGGGCAGCTGTTCCCCAGCGTGCTGACGCAGGAATCAATCAGGCTAAAGCATGAAATTCCCCTACACTTCTCCAATCACTGCCTTTATCCCTCTCCATCAAGCCATGAAAGAGAGGAACAGTTCTGCCATCACACCAAGGTTTAGCAGTCCTCGTACTGGAAGGAGCTGGCTAAAGGGAAACCAATGGCAGATGAGGCAGGCATCAGACAGTCACAGAGATAGGATGAGGTCTGACTGATGTCTTTACCAGGAAAGAGGAGGCAGGGTGATTGGAATCAGGCCAGTCAGCTGAGCAGAGATCATtcttataaagaaaaaaaaaacaacaaaaaatccccacgCAAAACTTCCTCATTTCCTTTAGTACCCCTTAATGAGATAACTTCTTTCTCTGAAGAATGGGGGGGCTTTCAAACCTTTCATGTGCTCAGacaacaaaggagaaaaacaggcaTTCAGGATTTTCACACCATCCAAAGTCAGGATTCATTAACTCAAACTGTTCAACATCTTAGACTTGAGAGCTTAAAATCCAACTTAATTTTCCTGAGTGTCAACTGCTTAACCCCATCTCAGGAATTCTCTAGAACAGAGGATCTCTATTCCTCTGCAGCAACTGCCAGCCACCTCCAAACAGGATGAATTCACAGAGGAGGGACAAAATCCAACTGCAGTCTGGCTAAGACTATGTGTGTAATGGGAAATAGTTGGAgaagcagcttttcttcttaTTCCAGTGATAGGTATAAACAGAGCTAATTCTGTGTCTGAATGGTCTGTATTTACACATCAGGAGACTGTTAACCTGAAGAAATGCTGATCATTAACCTGCAGAAATGCTCTTTACTAGCCCTGAGCATCAGTCACTCTGTCTAGGTGACAGAAAAATAGACAAACCTGAACATAAACCTCCACAACCCACACACACCTCTCAGCCTTTAACAGCATGTACACACAAGCCAGACATGAGGCAGCTGCATCTTTGAATGACAggcattgggaaaaaaaaaaaaaaacaggagtGATGGGAATGATCTTACTTCCCTTAAGGGAATGATCTGTCTTCCCAGAAGTTCTTGGCAATATTTTGGAAAGAACTTATGGGAGCAGGACTTCCCAAGGACAGCACACATTGGTTTGGGGGTTTCCAATGCAGCACATCTTACCATAAAGGAAGaccaaggaaaataaatgcaagCAGATGATAAAACTAAGGGTAGAAAGTCTgaaagaaatgccttttttcttgGATCAAAACAAATACTGTCCAAAGTCTGTTGTGCATATGTGTGAGAATAAGAAACTTCCAACTGGTGGTTATCACAGCCAGCACCTAGACAGGTGACTCTGCCAAACCTCTTCTGCCCCTCACACAAACCAGACTAAAACCTCATTTACCAGCCACGTCTGATGGAGAACAATTTGTTTTATCAGAAATTTCATCCTAGACTAAAACCTTTCTCCTCAAGAGATTTATTACGCCTGCACAACTGTCCTCAAAGAGGTTGTTTTGACAAGCACTTGCTTCCAAACAAGAAGCTCTTGCCAAAGAGAAATGTCAGTGGCGTGACTCGGGTTCCATCAACGGTAAAGAGGTAGCCGAGCCTCTGCCAAGACTCACCTATCCATCTCATGAGGGATGTCATGATTTGAAGATACTTGGTCTTCTGCACATTGAAGAAGGTGAAAGGACCCAGGAGGAGGGTGAACGCTGCCTGGAAGGACAACAAAATCACACATTAgattaaaaaccagaaattctGCCAGCAAGATGAATTCATCAGAAGAGCAAAGCTTGTGTTGAAAGTTCACCTCCAGACATGTCCGTTTGTCATGAAGCTTTCTCTGTTGCCTAATTTTACAGCTAAATTGGCTGAGACACAGAGGGTCAAGTAAGCTGTTGGATCAGAGAACATGCCTTGGGCAGAAGGAGAGCTCAGGATCCTCTTGGCTCTCAGCCGTTTGCTATCGCTGCTACAGCACTCCTTTACTGACACATTTCAGTAAACGCTCTCAGTACAGCCTCACAGAACATTAAATATTAAACTGTGCACGCTGAGTTTAGGTATGAATAGCAATAGCCCTCACCAGTCTACTTCCATTAACATTGATGGGGTGGCTTTGGCATATCCCAGGCTGAACAGCAATGGAGCCAAGTCTGCCTGGAACTTTCCCCCCACCATGTTTTAAGTCATGTTTTAAAACATAGAGGGTTTTTTATAACCATAAAAACAGATAGTAGGAAGCTACAGTGTAACAGTTCAGCTCTTGGAAGCTAAAAACCTGTgcaaaatgagggaaaaagtCATCAAAGAGATACTCAGAGAACTTAATTCAGTGTGGAAAATAAAGGTTCTTCAATGAAGaacttcctccctcccctcttgGATGTCTATTAAGAGACCAgtgtttcacagaatcacagaatggtttgtgttggaagggaccttgaagacaatcttgttccacc
This window encodes:
- the TMEM104 gene encoding transmembrane protein 104 isoform X1, which translates into the protein MAGGITDTGELYSPYVGLVYMFNLIVGTGALTMPKAFATAGWLVSLILLMFLGFMSYMTTTFVVEAMAAANAQLRWKRMEKRKEDDEDEDSSSGVSDSDVLLQDGYERAETRPILSVQRRGSANVFEITERVEMGQMASMFFNKVGVNLFYFCIIIYLYGDLAIYAAAVPVSLMQVTCSVTGNHSCSVGDSTKYNDTDKCWGPIRRIDAYRLYLAAFTLLLGPFTFFNVQKTKYLQIMTSLMRWIAFILMIILALIRISRGQAEGHPSMAQLSGIRNLFGVCVYSFMCQHSLPSLITPISQKKHVNKLVLLDYILILAFYSLLSFTAIYCFRNDTLMDMYTLNFTNCEIISVAFIRYFLGLFPVFTISTNFPIIAVTLRNNWKTLFHREGGTYPWVVDRIVFPAITLIPPVLVAFCTHDLESLVGITGAYAGNGIQYLIPAFLAYCSRKDTQLVFGSGTVNKHLSPFRHSFWIVFVLIWGFSCFIFVTANIVLSESKLSGG
- the TMEM104 gene encoding transmembrane protein 104 isoform X2, translated to MAGGITDTGELYSPYVGLVYMFNLIVGTGALTMPKAFATAGWLVSLILLMFLGFMSYMTTTFVVEAMAAANAQLRWKRMEKRKEDDEDEDSSSGVSDSDVLLQDGYERAETRPILSVQRRGSANVFEITERVEMGQMASMFFNKVGVNLFYFCIIIYLYGDLAIYAAAVPVSLMQVTCVTGNHSCSVGDSTKYNDTDKCWGPIRRIDAYRLYLAAFTLLLGPFTFFNVQKTKYLQIMTSLMRWIAFILMIILALIRISRGQAEGHPSMAQLSGIRNLFGVCVYSFMCQHSLPSLITPISQKKHVNKLVLLDYILILAFYSLLSFTAIYCFRNDTLMDMYTLNFTNCEIISVAFIRYFLGLFPVFTISTNFPIIAVTLRNNWKTLFHREGGTYPWVVDRIVFPAITLIPPVLVAFCTHDLESLVGITGAYAGNGIQYLIPAFLAYCSRKDTQLVFGSGTVNKHLSPFRHSFWIVFVLIWGFSCFIFVTANIVLSESKLSGG
- the TMEM104 gene encoding transmembrane protein 104 isoform X4 — protein: MAGGITDTGELYSPYVGLVYMFNLIVGTGALTMPKAFATAGWLVSLILLMFLGFMSYMTTTFVVEAMAAANAQLRWKRMEKRKDDEDEDSSSGVSDSDVLLQDGYERAETRPILSVQRRGSANVFEITERVEMGQMASMFFNKVGVNLFYFCIIIYLYGDLAIYAAAVPVSLMQVTCVTGNHSCSVGDSTKYNDTDKCWGPIRRIDAYRLYLAAFTLLLGPFTFFNVQKTKYLQIMTSLMRWIAFILMIILALIRISRGQAEGHPSMAQLSGIRNLFGVCVYSFMCQHSLPSLITPISQKKHVNKLVLLDYILILAFYSLLSFTAIYCFRNDTLMDMYTLNFTNCEIISVAFIRYFLGLFPVFTISTNFPIIAVTLRNNWKTLFHREGGTYPWVVDRIVFPAITLIPPVLVAFCTHDLESLVGITGAYAGNGIQYLIPAFLAYCSRKDTQLVFGSGTVNKHLSPFRHSFWIVFVLIWGFSCFIFVTANIVLSESKLSGG
- the TMEM104 gene encoding transmembrane protein 104 isoform X3, with product MAGGITDTGELYSPYVGLVYMFNLIVGTGALTMPKAFATAGWLVSLILLMFLGFMSYMTTTFVVEAMAAANAQLRWKRMEKRKDDEDEDSSSGVSDSDVLLQDGYERAETRPILSVQRRGSANVFEITERVEMGQMASMFFNKVGVNLFYFCIIIYLYGDLAIYAAAVPVSLMQVTCSVTGNHSCSVGDSTKYNDTDKCWGPIRRIDAYRLYLAAFTLLLGPFTFFNVQKTKYLQIMTSLMRWIAFILMIILALIRISRGQAEGHPSMAQLSGIRNLFGVCVYSFMCQHSLPSLITPISQKKHVNKLVLLDYILILAFYSLLSFTAIYCFRNDTLMDMYTLNFTNCEIISVAFIRYFLGLFPVFTISTNFPIIAVTLRNNWKTLFHREGGTYPWVVDRIVFPAITLIPPVLVAFCTHDLESLVGITGAYAGNGIQYLIPAFLAYCSRKDTQLVFGSGTVNKHLSPFRHSFWIVFVLIWGFSCFIFVTANIVLSESKLSGG